A window of the Burkholderia sp. 9120 genome harbors these coding sequences:
- the phnK gene encoding phosphonate C-P lyase system protein PhnK, with amino-acid sequence MTPLLSARALTKQYGGRNGCRNVSFDLYPGEVLCIVGESGSGKTTLLNALALKTESDSGALHYTASHGEKLDLLTLSEPRRRMLMRTEWGFVQQNPRDGLRSGVSAGANIGEPLMAVGARHYGDIRYAATQWMERVELDASRIDEFPAAFSGGMQQRLQIARNLVTSPRLVFMDEPTAGLDVSVQARLLDLLRTLTSTLHLSVLIVTHDIGVARLLAHRLMVMQGGEVVEAGLTDQVLDDPQHPYTQTLVSSVLPV; translated from the coding sequence ATGACGCCGCTGCTGAGCGCCCGTGCGCTCACCAAACAATACGGCGGCCGCAACGGCTGCAGGAACGTCAGCTTCGATCTGTATCCGGGCGAGGTGTTGTGCATCGTCGGCGAATCCGGTTCGGGCAAGACCACGTTGCTGAATGCGCTCGCGTTGAAAACCGAATCCGACAGCGGCGCGCTGCACTACACCGCCTCGCATGGGGAAAAACTCGACCTGCTGACGCTGTCCGAACCGCGCCGGCGGATGCTGATGCGCACCGAGTGGGGCTTCGTGCAGCAGAATCCGCGCGACGGACTGCGTAGCGGCGTCTCGGCCGGCGCGAATATCGGCGAGCCGCTGATGGCTGTCGGCGCCCGCCACTACGGCGATATTCGCTACGCGGCCACGCAGTGGATGGAGCGCGTCGAACTCGACGCGTCGCGGATCGACGAATTTCCGGCCGCGTTTTCAGGCGGCATGCAGCAGCGTTTGCAGATTGCGCGCAATCTCGTGACCAGTCCGCGGCTCGTGTTCATGGACGAACCCACCGCCGGTCTCGACGTCTCGGTGCAGGCACGCCTGCTCGATCTGCTGCGCACGCTGACCTCCACGCTGCATCTGTCGGTGCTGATCGTCACGCACGATATCGGTGTGGCGCGTTTGCTCGCGCATCGGCTGATGGTGATGCAAGGCGGCGAAGTGGTCGAAGCGGGTCTGACCGATCAGGTGCTCGACGATCCGCAGCACCCGTACACGCAAACGCTGGTTTCCTCGGTTCTGCCGGTTTGA
- a CDS encoding alpha-D-ribose 1-methylphosphonate 5-phosphate C-P-lyase PhnJ produces MTAAATPLITPLITPPPTPSYDAAADGYNFAYLDEQTKRMLRRALLKAVAVPGYQVPFASREMPLPFGWGTGGIQVTAAIIGRNDTLKVIDQGSDETTNAVNIRRFFARTTGVATTRRTVEATIIQTRHRIPEAPLTDKQILVYQVPMPEPLFRLEPRVAESKKLHALADYGLMSVKLYEDIVHHGNIATTYDYPVIVNHRYLASPSPIPKFDNPKMHMNPALQLFGAGRERRIHAIPPYTPVRSLDFDDHPFEIQKWQHACALCGSTESFLDEMIVDDAGQRLFVCSDSDYCHERRGDAEFDPSSRPTAKGEAA; encoded by the coding sequence ATGACCGCAGCCGCTACACCGCTTATTACACCGCTTATTACCCCGCCTCCCACTCCGTCGTACGACGCCGCCGCGGACGGCTACAACTTCGCCTACCTCGACGAGCAGACCAAACGCATGCTGCGCCGCGCGTTGCTCAAAGCGGTCGCCGTACCGGGTTACCAGGTGCCGTTCGCCTCGCGTGAAATGCCGCTGCCGTTCGGCTGGGGCACGGGCGGCATTCAGGTCACCGCGGCGATTATCGGCCGCAACGACACGCTGAAGGTAATCGATCAGGGCTCCGACGAAACCACTAACGCGGTCAACATCCGCCGTTTTTTTGCGCGCACCACCGGCGTGGCGACCACGCGCCGTACGGTCGAAGCAACCATCATCCAGACGCGCCACCGCATTCCGGAAGCTCCGCTCACCGACAAACAGATTCTGGTCTACCAGGTGCCGATGCCCGAGCCGCTGTTCCGGCTCGAACCGCGCGTGGCGGAAAGCAAGAAGCTGCATGCGCTCGCGGACTACGGTCTGATGAGCGTGAAGCTGTACGAGGACATCGTGCATCACGGCAATATCGCCACCACGTACGACTATCCCGTGATCGTCAATCATCGCTATCTGGCATCGCCGTCGCCGATTCCGAAGTTCGACAATCCGAAGATGCATATGAACCCCGCGCTGCAATTGTTCGGCGCCGGCCGCGAGCGGCGCATTCATGCGATTCCGCCTTATACGCCGGTGCGCAGCCTCGACTTCGACGATCACCCGTTCGAAATTCAGAAGTGGCAGCACGCGTGCGCGCTGTGCGGTTCGACGGAAAGTTTCCTCGACGAAATGATTGTCGACGACGCGGGCCAACGCCTGTTCGTCTGCTCCGATAGCGACTACTGCCACGAACGCCGCGGCGACGCCGAATTCGATCCGTCGTCGCGCCCCACCGCTAAAGGAGAAGCAGCATGA
- a CDS encoding DUF1045 domain-containing protein: MSGAAWRADARFAVYYAPSRESAWWQAGSTWLGRDAESGDTCVPPQPPGLTRQLTALTEAPRRYGWHGTLVAPFRLADGVTQDDVLAATLAWADTQRPFNLPVEAATLGDFVALRPADQHAEADIRTLATSALQTLATLRAKPSAADLARRLAAPLSERQRTLLIEWGYPYVFDEFRFHMTLSSSLADAHERAVLVAWWQAHAAELGPLPVDHAALFVEPAPGEPFVLWQRVPFQSREVK, from the coding sequence ATGAGCGGCGCGGCGTGGCGGGCCGATGCGCGTTTCGCGGTCTATTACGCGCCGTCGCGCGAGTCGGCGTGGTGGCAAGCCGGCTCGACATGGCTCGGCCGTGATGCCGAAAGTGGCGACACCTGCGTGCCGCCGCAACCGCCGGGTCTGACACGTCAGCTGACGGCGTTGACCGAAGCGCCGCGCCGTTATGGTTGGCATGGCACGCTGGTCGCACCGTTTCGCTTGGCGGACGGCGTGACGCAAGACGACGTGCTCGCCGCCACGCTTGCATGGGCCGATACACAGCGCCCGTTCAACTTGCCGGTGGAGGCCGCGACGCTGGGCGATTTCGTCGCGCTGCGTCCGGCGGATCAGCACGCGGAGGCTGACATTCGCACGCTCGCCACGAGTGCCTTGCAAACGCTCGCCACGCTGCGCGCCAAACCTTCGGCCGCTGATCTCGCGCGCCGGCTCGCCGCGCCGCTGAGCGAGCGGCAACGCACGCTGCTGATCGAATGGGGCTACCCGTACGTGTTCGATGAATTCCGTTTCCATATGACGCTGTCCAGTTCGCTCGCCGACGCGCACGAACGCGCCGTGCTGGTCGCGTGGTGGCAGGCGCACGCGGCGGAACTCGGTCCGCTGCCGGTCGATCATGCGGCGCTGTTCGTCGAGCCGGCGCCGGGCGAGCCGTTCGTGCTGTGGCAGCGGGTGCCGTTCCAGAGCCGCGAGGTGAAATAA
- the phnL gene encoding phosphonate C-P lyase system protein PhnL, protein MQSIDTANPIHAAGHAFADNAALMLRAVGIGKTFTLHGQGGVQIEALAGVSLDVERGECVVLVGPSGAGKSTLLRCLYGNYLASTGSIEIRAAADDGRAVSITGAEPHDVLRLRRGVVGYVSQFLRVIPRVPTLTLVAEPLLSRGVAEDEARARAAALLARLNVPERLWTLAPATFSGGEQQRVNIARGLIAGHPLLLLDEPTASLDAENRDVVADLIVEARERGAAIVGIFHDEDTRNKVATRRLELRPPLRH, encoded by the coding sequence ATGCAATCCATTGATACCGCCAATCCGATCCACGCCGCCGGGCACGCATTCGCCGACAACGCCGCGCTGATGCTGCGCGCGGTCGGCATCGGCAAGACCTTTACTTTGCATGGCCAGGGCGGCGTGCAGATCGAAGCGCTCGCGGGCGTGTCGCTCGACGTGGAGCGCGGCGAATGCGTGGTGCTGGTCGGCCCATCGGGCGCGGGCAAAAGCACGCTGCTGCGCTGCCTGTACGGCAACTATCTCGCGAGCACCGGTTCGATCGAGATTCGCGCCGCCGCGGACGACGGCCGCGCCGTGTCGATCACCGGCGCCGAGCCGCACGACGTGCTGCGACTGCGGCGCGGCGTAGTCGGCTACGTCAGCCAGTTTCTGCGCGTGATTCCGCGTGTGCCGACGCTCACGCTCGTCGCCGAACCGCTGCTGTCGCGTGGCGTTGCCGAAGACGAAGCGCGCGCGCGGGCCGCTGCGCTGCTGGCGCGGTTGAACGTGCCGGAGCGGCTGTGGACGCTAGCGCCCGCCACCTTCTCGGGCGGCGAGCAACAGCGCGTGAATATTGCGCGCGGCCTGATCGCCGGCCACCCGCTGCTGCTGCTCGACGAACCGACCGCTTCGCTCGACGCGGAGAACCGCGACGTGGTTGCCGATCTGATCGTCGAAGCGCGCGAACGCGGCGCGGCGATCGTCGGCATTTTTCACGACGAAGATACGCGCAACAAGGTGGCGACGCGCCGGCTCGAACTGAGGCCGCCGCTGCGTCATTGA
- a CDS encoding alpha-D-ribose 1-methylphosphonate 5-triphosphate diphosphatase encodes MLIRNARIVTRDEVFTGVVHVEDGVIRDVERGTTAAREAQDWDGDYLLPGLIELHTDNLEKHLAPRPGVQWNTDAAFVIHDAQVAAAGITTVFDALAIGSRSNVGLRGRDVQTQCAESLTRLSERNLLRAEHFLHLRCEIATADVVELFDSLCAHPLLRLASVMDHTPGQRQWHDREQWRRFQERNGKLSDEHVATALTELSIEQARYADAHRREIVERCNRLGIPVASHDDTLVEHVEQARAEGIVLAEFPTTRVAAEAAREHGISTIMGAPNIVRGGSHSGNVSALELAEANLLDILSSDYVPSSLLTAVFELVAKADWTLPRAMATVSAEPARTAGLHDRGAIEARLRADFVRVTMLDTLPVPRATYRGGARIV; translated from the coding sequence ATGTTGATCAGAAACGCTCGCATCGTGACGCGAGATGAAGTATTCACCGGCGTGGTACACGTCGAAGACGGCGTGATTCGCGACGTCGAGCGCGGCACGACCGCGGCGCGCGAAGCGCAGGATTGGGACGGCGACTATCTGTTGCCCGGCCTGATCGAATTGCACACGGACAATCTCGAGAAACATCTCGCGCCGCGTCCCGGCGTGCAATGGAATACCGACGCCGCGTTCGTGATTCACGATGCGCAGGTGGCCGCCGCCGGCATCACCACCGTATTCGATGCGCTCGCAATCGGTTCGCGCTCGAACGTAGGGTTGCGCGGCCGCGACGTGCAAACGCAATGCGCCGAATCGCTCACGCGCCTGTCCGAACGCAACCTGCTACGCGCTGAACACTTTCTGCATCTGCGCTGCGAAATCGCTACCGCCGACGTAGTCGAACTGTTCGATTCGTTGTGCGCGCATCCGCTGCTGCGACTCGCCTCGGTGATGGACCATACGCCGGGTCAGCGCCAGTGGCACGACCGCGAGCAATGGCGCCGTTTTCAGGAGCGCAACGGCAAGCTGAGCGACGAACATGTCGCGACCGCGCTGACCGAGTTGTCGATCGAACAGGCCCGTTACGCCGACGCGCACCGCCGCGAGATCGTCGAACGTTGCAACCGGCTCGGCATTCCGGTGGCGAGCCATGACGACACGCTGGTCGAACACGTCGAACAGGCGCGCGCCGAAGGGATCGTGCTGGCCGAATTCCCGACCACTCGCGTGGCTGCGGAGGCCGCGCGCGAGCACGGCATTTCGACCATCATGGGCGCACCGAATATCGTGCGTGGCGGCTCGCATTCGGGCAACGTGTCGGCGCTCGAACTGGCCGAGGCGAATCTGCTCGATATCCTGTCCTCGGATTACGTGCCGTCGAGTTTGCTGACCGCCGTGTTCGAACTGGTCGCGAAAGCGGACTGGACGCTGCCGCGCGCGATGGCAACAGTCTCCGCCGAACCGGCGCGCACGGCCGGCTTGCATGACCGCGGCGCGATCGAAGCGCGCCTGCGTGCCGACTTCGTGCGGGTGACGATGCTCGACACGCTGCCGGTGCCGCGCGCCACGTATCGCGGCGGCGCACGGATCGTCTAA
- the phnH gene encoding phosphonate C-P lyase system protein PhnH, with protein MENSPIALSTLTPGFADPVHDTQAVFRTLLDALSRPGTVGVVENVLPAVSGTLATRADLAAFAALLALCDYATPVWLAQTDTALSSALRFHTGAPLANDPAEAAFAYIHDAATLPPLETFALGAAESPEQAVTLLIRVDALTGGAPIVLSGPGIQHSETIAPVGLPEHFWRERAALAPLFPCGVDCYLVCGDTLIGLPRTTQAKVN; from the coding sequence ATGGAAAACTCACCGATTGCATTGTCCACGCTCACGCCGGGTTTCGCCGATCCGGTGCATGACACTCAGGCGGTGTTCCGCACCTTGCTCGACGCGTTGTCGCGGCCGGGCACGGTCGGCGTCGTCGAGAACGTGTTGCCGGCCGTAAGTGGCACGCTTGCCACGCGCGCCGACCTCGCCGCGTTTGCCGCCTTGCTCGCGTTGTGCGACTACGCCACGCCGGTGTGGCTTGCGCAAACCGACACGGCGCTCAGCTCGGCGTTGCGCTTTCATACCGGCGCGCCGCTGGCGAACGATCCCGCTGAGGCCGCGTTCGCTTATATCCACGACGCCGCCACCTTGCCGCCGCTCGAGACCTTCGCGCTCGGCGCCGCGGAATCGCCCGAGCAGGCGGTCACGCTGCTGATCCGTGTCGACGCGCTGACCGGCGGTGCGCCGATCGTGCTGAGCGGTCCCGGCATTCAGCACAGCGAGACGATCGCACCGGTCGGCTTGCCCGAACACTTCTGGCGCGAACGCGCCGCGCTCGCGCCGCTGTTTCCATGCGGTGTCGATTGTTATCTCGTCTGCGGCGACACGCTGATCGGCCTGCCCCGCACAACTCAAGCGAAGGTGAACTGA
- the phnG gene encoding phosphonate C-P lyase system protein PhnG, with protein MSAPSVSPSSSAPSSVRRAWMAVLARTPRADLEAALQHALNDAPPPAYDWLRPPEIGLAMVRGRVGGSGDPFNLGEATVTRATLRLRVAEGAVATVGVACHLGRDRRRAELAALADALLQMPEHHAALHEQLIRPFATQQAAQRDARRKDVAATRVEFFTMVRGD; from the coding sequence ATGAGTGCCCCTTCCGTCTCGCCCTCTTCCTCTGCGCCTTCATCGGTCCGGCGCGCCTGGATGGCCGTCCTCGCCCGCACGCCGCGCGCCGATCTCGAAGCCGCGCTGCAGCACGCGCTGAACGACGCCCCCCCTCCCGCTTACGACTGGCTGCGACCACCTGAAATCGGCCTCGCCATGGTGCGGGGACGCGTGGGCGGCAGCGGCGATCCGTTCAATCTCGGCGAGGCCACGGTCACGCGCGCCACGTTGCGTTTGCGGGTGGCCGAAGGCGCCGTTGCCACGGTCGGCGTTGCCTGCCATCTGGGCCGCGATCGCCGCCGCGCCGAACTCGCCGCGCTGGCGGACGCACTACTGCAAATGCCCGAACATCACGCGGCCTTGCATGAGCAACTGATCAGGCCGTTTGCCACTCAACAGGCCGCGCAGCGCGACGCGCGGCGCAAGGACGTCGCGGCCACGCGCGTCGAATTCTTCACGATGGTCCGGGGCGACTAA
- a CDS encoding carbon-phosphorus lyase complex subunit PhnI, with translation MYVAVKGGERAIEASWRLLDKERRGDTQLAELSVAQIREQLRLAVARVMTEGSVYDEELAALAIKQAAGDLVEAIFLLRAYRTTLPRFGYTQPIDTEAMQVERRISATFKDVPGGQLLGATYDYTQRLLDFALLAEGDADASGTPTDSSTKRAAPVAAEAMPRVVTLLDKEGLIEQERPAPNAPEPGDLSREPLAFPASRATRLQNLARGDEGFLLAMGYATQRGYANSHPFAGEIRFGTISVEMELDELGETVDIGEIDITECQMINQFAGSGAVPPTFTQGYGLAFGHSERKAMAMALVDRALRAEELGETLASPTQDIEFMLSHSDSVEASGFVQHLKLPHYVDFQSELELVRRLRAQHVAQNATQNRGASESDSESQTTPQQTDHDQQEQAA, from the coding sequence ATGTACGTTGCCGTCAAAGGTGGAGAACGGGCGATCGAAGCGTCGTGGCGCCTGCTCGACAAAGAGCGCCGTGGCGATACGCAACTGGCCGAACTCAGCGTCGCGCAGATTCGCGAACAGTTGCGTCTGGCGGTCGCGCGTGTGATGACCGAAGGCTCGGTCTACGACGAAGAACTCGCCGCGCTCGCGATCAAGCAGGCGGCCGGCGATCTGGTGGAAGCGATCTTCCTGCTGCGCGCCTATCGCACTACATTGCCGCGTTTCGGTTATACGCAGCCCATCGATACCGAAGCCATGCAGGTGGAGCGCCGTATTTCGGCGACCTTCAAGGATGTTCCGGGCGGTCAGTTGCTCGGCGCGACTTACGATTACACGCAGCGTCTGCTGGACTTCGCGTTGCTCGCCGAAGGCGATGCCGACGCAAGCGGCACACCGACCGACTCGTCGACGAAGCGCGCCGCACCGGTCGCCGCCGAAGCCATGCCGCGCGTCGTCACGCTACTCGACAAGGAAGGGCTGATCGAACAGGAACGTCCCGCGCCGAACGCGCCGGAGCCCGGCGATCTGTCGCGCGAACCGCTCGCTTTTCCGGCGAGTCGCGCCACGCGTTTGCAAAATCTCGCGCGCGGCGACGAAGGTTTTCTGCTCGCCATGGGTTACGCCACGCAACGCGGCTACGCGAACTCGCATCCGTTTGCCGGCGAGATCCGCTTCGGCACGATCTCGGTCGAAATGGAACTCGACGAGTTGGGCGAGACCGTCGACATCGGCGAGATCGACATTACCGAATGCCAGATGATCAATCAGTTCGCCGGCAGCGGCGCGGTGCCGCCCACTTTCACGCAGGGCTACGGTCTCGCGTTCGGTCACTCGGAGCGCAAGGCGATGGCCATGGCGCTGGTGGATCGCGCGCTGCGCGCTGAGGAACTCGGCGAAACGCTGGCCTCGCCCACGCAGGACATCGAATTCATGCTGTCGCATAGCGATAGCGTCGAGGCATCGGGCTTCGTTCAGCATCTGAAGCTGCCGCACTACGTCGACTTTCAATCGGAGCTGGAACTCGTGCGGCGCTTGCGCGCACAACACGTCGCGCAGAACGCCACGCAGAATCGCGGCGCAAGCGAAAGCGACAGCGAGAGCCAAACCACGCCTCAGCAAACGGATCACGATCAGCAGGAGCAGGCAGCATGA
- the phnF gene encoding phosphonate metabolism transcriptional regulator PhnF encodes MTSNDNATPGTMLERGAGVAVWRQIEQILAKEIAASGFGEEGRLPSEGELAKRFDVNRHTVRRAMLGLAALGLVSVEQGRGTFVQPGAIDYTIGRRTRFTENLRQQHHSAAGTMLSAVRVKAEPSVAKALSLRAGAAVYRIESLHESDGVPLTFARNWYPAARFHELPEVLERTGGITKAMAELGVNDYLRKWSRIGSVLPEPEVARRLNINRQQPVLWVENVDVDLQGTPIKYGFTHFAADRVQLLVEHDV; translated from the coding sequence ATGACATCGAACGACAACGCGACGCCGGGCACGATGCTCGAACGCGGCGCTGGCGTTGCGGTATGGCGGCAGATCGAACAGATCCTCGCCAAGGAAATCGCCGCGAGCGGTTTCGGCGAAGAAGGGCGTTTGCCGAGCGAAGGCGAACTCGCCAAACGCTTCGACGTGAACCGGCATACCGTGCGCCGCGCCATGCTCGGGCTCGCCGCGTTGGGCCTCGTCAGCGTCGAGCAGGGTCGCGGCACGTTCGTGCAACCCGGGGCGATCGACTACACGATCGGCCGTCGCACGCGCTTTACAGAAAACCTGCGTCAGCAGCATCACTCGGCGGCGGGCACGATGTTGTCGGCGGTGCGGGTGAAGGCCGAGCCGAGCGTCGCGAAGGCGCTGAGCCTGCGAGCCGGCGCAGCGGTCTACCGGATCGAATCGCTGCACGAGTCCGACGGTGTGCCGCTCACGTTCGCGCGCAACTGGTATCCCGCCGCGCGTTTTCACGAGCTGCCGGAGGTGCTGGAGCGCACCGGCGGCATTACCAAAGCGATGGCGGAACTCGGGGTGAACGACTATCTGCGCAAGTGGAGTCGCATCGGCAGCGTGCTGCCCGAGCCGGAAGTCGCGCGGCGTTTGAATATCAATCGTCAGCAGCCGGTGTTGTGGGTCGAAAACGTCGACGTGGATCTGCAAGGCACGCCGATCAAATACGGCTTCACGCATTTCGCGGCGGACCGCGTGCAACTGCTGGTGGAGCACGACGTATGA